A window of Kyrpidia spormannii genomic DNA:
ACGATGACGAGGGCGTAGCCAGCCCAGGAAGACCCACTTCCCAGCATCCCCCCGCAGGCCATCACCAGCGCGAGCCCCACCGCCGCCTGGGGGACATGACCCGGGATCTGTAACAACACCCGGAGCGGCCTCCGGCGAAACCCAGGGTCCCGACTCAGGCGATAACCCACTGCGATTCCAAACATCATGTCGATGGCGGTGGCGACAGCCGCCGCCACCGCTGTGCGCAGGACGATGGTCAGGACTGCCGTGGACACGGTGGCCTGCAACATCCAAGATACCCCAAGAACAAAAAGTGGCAATAGCAGAAAAATAGCCGCCACCGTCGCTGCGAGCGTTGCCGCAGTTCTCATCCGCCCCACCCCGAGCCGTTTCTGCCCTTAAGGTACCGGACGAGGGGCACGGCGTCAACGTCGATGCCGGCCTGCACCCCGGTGTCTAAGGCTGCGTCACTTGGATGGCCGGAGAAACGCGTAGCCGGGGAGAGACATCCGGCGTGACCACCCGCAAATATGCGGCTTCATCGCAGGTGGCGAATTTGCTGCAGGTGACACAATCCTTCCAGACTTTGTGAGGCAGGGTCTGCTTCTCCACGGGGTAGAACCCGCATTTTTCAAAGAAACGCCGCTGATAGGTCAAAGCGAGTACCTGGGGGATACCTAGATGCCGGGCCTCTTCCGACAACCGATCCACCAACAGACCCCCGATCCCCTGCCCCCGGGCGTCCGGCGCCACCGCCAAGGACCGGATCTCCGCCAAATCTGCCCAAAGGATGTGCAACCCCGCGACCCCCAGCAGTCGTTCACCCTCCACCGCCACACTGAAGCATTGGAGGGATTCGTACAAGGACAGCCGGGAACGCGGGAGAAGCAACCCTTGTTGTGCATAATAATCGATCAAGACATACATGGCGTCGACGTCTTCAACCACAGCTTTCCTCAATTCCATGCCCAAACTCCCCCATCCCCGCGGGCTCAGCGTGGGGAATAAATATTCGGTGATGGTGATAAATATACACCTCACCACCGTCCGTGTCTACACTGAACCCGCCCGGGAGCGGGGGCCTGTCACCAGGTCCAGGGCTTGCCATACCCCGGCGGCGGGCCGGGCGGGGGGCCTCCCCAGCCCCCGCCGTAACCGCCCCCATATCCCCCGCCGTACCCCCCGCCGTATCCGCCACCATACCCACCGGCCCCCGGCGGAGGCCCGTAAGGAGGACCGCCCGGACCATAGGGCGGACCACCGGGGCCGTACGGCGGACCGCCGGGGCCGGGTTGGGATAGAATCAAAGGTGTCAGTGCCAACAGCGCTGCAAAAGGGATGAATAACACAAACGGGTTGACGCGGCGCAAACCCGAACTTTCCTCCCGGGTTTCTCCCTCTGTTGCCAGAGCTTCGTGCACGCGCAGATACAGACCTTTTTCCACCACTTCCACCAAAGTGCCGCGATACACCGCTGTCCGGGTCCGTACTTCGACCCATTGTCCCTTCCATCTGCGGCACCAGTCCCAATCCACGGGAAAGGGAATTCGCAGTCCGTGTTGCTGCGCCCATGCGGCGTCAGCCATATGCCACTCCCCCTTTCACCCTACCCTACAGCATATGGCCGACCGTCCCGGGACGCTTTAGGCGAAGGCGGATCCCAGGGACGCGGAGCCTGACTATCCAAACCTGAAGCCACTCCGGCCCCCTTGCACATCGAGTAGGAGGGGGCGGCTAGCCCCCGTCCTCTCACACCACCGGACATGCGGGTCCGCATCCGGCGGTTCACCAAGCTTGACTGAGCCTTCGGTAACGTTCGGTTAAACTCATCAGACCTTGAGCCTGCCAGTAGGTGTTGTCCAGGGCTCGATTCATCGGCCCATGGGCCATTCGCCACGGCCCTTTGCGGGCATTGGCGAATGGGTGTACCACCCACTCCGGCAACCCCAGTGCGCGCAGTTCACGGTATCGCGTCCGCACCCGTTTCCACTGTTTCCAGAGACACATCCGCAGCCTCCGCCGGATCCATCCTTCGATTTCTTCGAATGTGCTCGGCGTTTCGGCCAGGGCAAAGTATCCGATCCAGCCGCCCAGGTACGTATTCAGCCGTCGGATTCGTTCCTCCATGGCGATCGGTTGGTTCCTCGCCGTGAGGGCTCGGATCTTGGTCTTGACCCGGTCGATCGACTGCCTGGCCAGGCGAATCCGGATTTCCCCGGCTTTGCGTTTGTACATGCTGAACCCCAGAAACTTGAGTTTCCACGGTCGGTCCACCGTGCTCTTCTGCTCGTTAAGCTTGAGTTTTAACCGCTCCTGCAGGAATTTCCGGATACTGGCCAGGACTCTCTCCCCCGCCCGTCTGCTTCGAACGTAGATGTTGGCATCATCCGCATACCGGACGAACCTGTGGCCCCTCTTTTCCAGTTCTTTATCCAGGTCATCCAGAAGGATATTCGCCAACAGTGGACGGGGCGGCCCGCCCTGTGGCGTCCCTTCCTCCCTTTCCATGACCACCCCGTTCACCATGATCCCTGCCTGGAGGTATCGGCGAATGACCTTGAGTACTCGTTTATCCGTGACCTTCCGGGCGACCCGGGCCATCAGGATGTCATGATTCACCCGGTCGAAGAACTTTTCCAGGTCCATGTCCACGGCCCATTCGTATCCTTCTTCCACATACTGCCTCGCCTTCTTGACCGCGTCGTGGGCCTTTCTCCCGGGACGGAACCCGTAGCTGGCCTCCGAAAATTGCGGATCAAAGATCGGTGTCAGCACTTGCAGGAGGGCCTGTTGGATCAGGCGGTCCATCACGGTGGGGATCCCCAGCATCCGCTGGCCTCCCCCGAGTTTCGGGATTTCGACCCGGCGCACGGGCTGCGGTCGGTAGGTCCCCGCGAGCAGTTCTTCCCGGATGCGCGGCCACTCGGCTTGGATCTGTTCCCGGAGGTTTTCCGTGGGAATGCCGTCCACGCCGGGCGCGCCCTTGTTCTGCTCCACCCGCTTCAGGGCAGCCAGCATGTTACCCCTGGCCACCACCTTCTCCATCAGGCCGTCACCTTGATCTCCGCGAGGTGAGGCTCCGCTTTGTGCCGGAGAAGGGCTCGGCTCTCCCACGGTCCCCCGTGGCTTCACCACTTCCTCCCGTGGGCAGTCCCTGTTCAGGGTTTTCGGCTGTCTTCGTCCTTCTCGCGAACGCATCGGTCTCACCTCTGACTTGATGTTCGGGCCTTCCCCCTGAATTCATGACCTCCTGGGTACTATGCCCTCTGCTGACTCCTGCCGGTTCAGCCGAACCTCTCGGTTCGGGGTTGCCAGTTTTCCTGGTGTATCCGGCAGGCCTCCCCGGGTAAGAACGCTGACCTTCCCCCCGCGCCCGCCTCATATACTCCCCCGCCCCTTGGCAGCCTTGGATTTCGCTGTGTTGCGCCAGCTCATCCGAACGGTGCAGCCTCGTATGAGGTTCTTGTTCATCGGGCCGTGGGTTTGCCTCCGGCTTCCTTCGGATTCCGCCTCGCAGCGGACACCCTTGCCTTTGGCTAGCAGACTCGTGCTGCCTCGCCTGCAGTGGACTTTCACCACCCAGTCAACGCCCATGCCGGGCGCACGCAGAAAAAAACCGGCCCCTTTCCAGGAGCCGGTTTGGCCGGCGGCGATCACCACCGGCACCTTTATCGATCACTGAACCACGTATTTTTCGGCATCGAGAATCCGGGCCGCAATCCGCCGCTTCAGGGCCGCGATGTTCACCGGAGTCCTCCGGGCCAGTTTCCTCAGCCCCGCCAGCATCATCGCGAGAGTTTGCCCCTCTTCCACCGCCGCAAGAACCGACCGGGCGGTCGTCTCCAAGTGGTCAAACCCTTCATAAACCTGGCAACGGGCCATATCCGCCATGAGCCCGGCCTTCTCTTCCCCCTGGGCCTGGGCGAATTTCACCGCTCGCAGCACCGCGCTTTCCATGGCAAAGATGTCGATGACCAAATCGGCCAAACCAGCGAGGACTTCTTGTTCCTGTTCCAACTTCGCCTGATATTTTTGCACTGCTGTGCCCGCCGCCAGAAGGAAAATCTTCTTCGCCTGTTCGATCAGGCCCCGCTCGACTCCCAGGAATCCGCCGTCCTCCACCCCGGCAACACTCCCGGACATGAGTTCACCCTGCAGCTGCTGGGCTTTTTGCAGCAGGGGCAGCTCGCCCTTCATGACCTTGCGCATCAACATGCCGGGGATCAACATGCGGTTGATCTCATTCGTCCCCTCAAAAATTCGATTGATCCGGGAATCCCGGTAGATGCGCTCGGCACCGTATTCAGCGATAAAGCCGTAGCCGCCGTGAATCTGGACGTTCTCATCCGCCACGGCGTCGAGCACCTCGGAGCCGAACACCTTATTGATGGAACATTCCAAAGCGTACTCCCCGATGGCCGCAGCGGCCTGCATGCCCACCTCGTCCTGGGTGAGGTCAAAATCCTGCAGCTGCCTGTCAAACAACCCCACCGTCCGGTAAATCACAGACTCCGCCGCAAAGGTGCGAACCGCCATGGTGGCCAATTTGTTCTGAATGAGCGGAAACTCGGCGATTGGTTTGCCGAATTGGCTTCGTTCCTTGGCGTATTTTGCAGACATGGCCAGGGCGATCTTCGAAGACCCGACACAGCCCGCGGCCAATTTGTAACGGCCGATGTTCAGGATATTGAAGGCGATCAGATGGCCCTTGCCGATCTGGCCCAACACATTCTCCACCGGAACCGGCACATCTTCAAGGATGAGCTGCCGGGTGGAAGAGCCCTTGATCCCCATCTTCTTCTCTTCCGGACCGGTGGAAACCCCGGGGAATCCGCGCTCGACGATGAAGGCGGTGAATTTTTCCCCGTCCACCTTGGCATAGACGATAAACAGGTCGGCAAACCCGGCGTTGGTGATAAACTGCTTCGTGCCGTTGAGGATATAGTGGGTACCTTCAGCATTTAACACCGCCGTGGTCTTCGCCCCGAGGGCGTCCGATCCCGAGGTGGGTTCGGTCAGGGCGTAAGCGGACAGCCACTCGCCGGACGCGAGCTTTGGAAGATATTTTTCCTTCTGGGCCTTATTGCCGAAATACACGATGGGAAGGGTCCCGATGCCGACGTGAGCCCCATGGGAAAGGGCGAAGGCCCCGCCATAGGTGACATACTCAGTAATCAGGGTGGAACTGATCTTGTCCAGTCCAAGGCCCCCGTATTCCTCGGGGACATCCGCGCCAAGCAGCCCCAGCTCGCCAGCCTTTTTCAACAACCCGACAGTGACGTCAAAATTCTGGGCTTCGATCTCGGCATCCCGGGGTTGCACCTCGCCGACGCAAAAATCGTAAGTGGTCTTGGCGATCATGCGGTGCTCCTCGGTAAAATCCTCCGGTGTAAACACACTGGCGGGATCCACCGGGCCCACCAAAAATTCTCCACCCTTGACCTTTTTTTGTTCTTCCATGATGCCACTCCTCTCTCGATCGTTTCTATGACATCCCGAGACAGCATCCCAGGACGCTTTGACCAAACACTAGGGGCGTTCAAATACTCCGGCCGCCCCCATGCCTCCTCCGATACACATAGTAACCACCCCGTAGCGGCTGCCCCGGCGGCGCATCTCGTTCATCAGGGAGACGGTCAACTTCGAGCCGGTGCAGCCCAGGGGATGGCCCAAAGCGATGGCCCCTCCGTTGACATTGGTCTTTTCCGGATCCATCCCGAGTTTCCGCATCACCGCCAGGGACTGGGCGGCAAATGCTTCGTTGAGCTCAAAAAGATCGATGTCGTCGATGGACAGGCCGGCCTTTTTCAGGGCTTTGGGCACCGCCTCTACGGGCCCGATGCCCATGATATCCGGGTCGACACCCCCCACGGCAAAACTGCGGAAAATCAGTTTTGGCTCCAAGCCGAGCTGCGCCGCCCGTTCGGCGGACATGACCACCACCGCCGCCGCGCCGTCACTGGTCTGGGAGGAATTGCCCGCTGTCACGGTGCCGTCCTTGGCAAAGGCCGGACGCAGTTGCGCCAAAGCCTCCATGGAGGTATCCCGGCGCACCCCTTCGTCTTCGACGAACTCAAAGGACGTTTTCACCACTTTGCCGTCCTCACCCACCACCGTGCGGGTCACCGGGACCGGAACAATCTCGTCACGAAACAGTCCCTCGTCAATCGCCCGGGCGGCCCGCTGATGGCTGCGGAGCGCAAAAGCATCCTGATCCTCCCGGCTCACGTCAAACCTCCGGGCCACCTGCTCAGCGGTGAGCCCCATGGACAAATACACCTGGGGATAATGTTCGACCAGATAGGGATTTGGGCGCACGGTGTGGCCGGTCATGGGGACCAGGCTCATGCTCTCCACGCCCCCGGCCACGATCACGTCTGCAAATCCGGCCATGATTCGCTCCGCCGCCATGGCGATCGTCTGAAGCCCCGATGAACAGAATCGATTGACAGTCACTCCGGGCACCGATGTCGGCAAACCCGCTCTCAAGGCCACGATCCGCCCGAGGTTCATCCCCTGTTCTGCTTCAGGAATGGCGCAACCGATGATCACATCCTCCACTTCGGCGGGTTCCACCTGCGGCACCCGGCGCAGGGCTTCGGCCACCACGAGCCCCGCGAGGTCCTCCGGCCGGGTTTCGCGCAAGGCACCCTTCGGCGCCTTGCCCACCGCGGTGCGCACCCCGGACACAATCACTGCTTCCCGCATCGCTCTCCCCCTCTTCATCTCCCGATCTCGTCTACGCAGTTTTTACCTTCCCCATCACTAATTCCGCAGCGGTTTATTGTGTTTGAGCATATATGCCATTCGCTCCTGTGTCTTGGGCTCCCCGGCCAGGGACAAAAACGCCTCCCTTTCCAGATCGAGCAGGTACTGTTCCGATACGAGAGTCCCTGCGGGCACACTTCCGCCCGCCAACACCCAGGCCAACTTTTTCGCAATCTTCTCGTCGTGTTCGCTGATATATCCGCCCATGCGCAGAGTGTACGCCCCCACCGCCATGACGGCATAGCCGGGTTCTCCCACGACCGGGATCTTTCTCCTGACGGGAGGCCGGTACCCGTTCTCCGCCAACTGAAGGACTTTGCGCTTGGCATCGTACAACAAGGTGTCAGGGTTGACCGAGATGCCGTCGCCGGCTCGCAGAAATCCCATCTCCTTGGCCTCCGCGGCACTGGTGCTGACCTTGGCCATGGCGATGGTTTCAAAGGTACGATTGACGAGAGGCTGCAGGTCTACCCCGCTTTTTTCCGGGACGCCCTCGATGGCTCGAAGGAGCAACTCCTTAGTACCTCCTCCCCCGGGAATCACGCCCACCCCGGTCTCCACCAGGCCCATATAGGTCTCTGCCGATGCTTGCACCCTGGACGCCGCAAAACACACCTCGGCCCCGCCGCCGAGAGTCATGGCAAAAGGCGCCGCCACCACCGGTTTGTCGAGATACTTCAGGCGCATGTTGGCCTGTTGGAACTGGCTGACGGCCATCTCCACCTCGTCCCATTCCTCTTCCTGGACCCCCATGAGGATGAGAAACAGGTTGGCGCCGACGGAGAAGTTTTTCGCCTGGTTTCCGATCACGAGGCCCCGCCAGTTTTTCGAGACCTCTTCCGCGGCTTTGAACATCATCTCCACCACATCCGGGCCGATGGCGTTATGTGGTGACCGAAACTCCAGGCAGGCCACCCCGTCCCCCAGATCGTACAGGGCCGCCCCGCTGTTCTCCATCACCACCTTGCCCTCTTCCCTCAGCCGAGGAAGATGGATCCACTCTTTCGGTTCTTCCGTGTACCGCACTTCTTTATCCGGCATAAACCGCCCGACCTGGCCGGGCTCCTTGTGATACCAACTGTCCAGACCCTGGGCCAGAAGATCTTCCACCAGTGGGGGGATCGCCTCTCCTTCGGCCCTCATGCGCTCCACCGCCTCGCGCACCCCGATCAGGTCCCACAGTTCGAAGGGACCCAGTTCCCAGTTGAACCCCCACTTCATCGCCCGATCCACCGCCAAGATGTCATCGGCAATCTCGGGGATCTTCGAGGCCGTGTAAAGCAGCGTCTTCTTTGTCACCTTCCAGGCGAGCGCCGATGCCCGATCCTTGCCGAACAGTAGCGCCCGAATCTTGTCGCCAAGGGACGTGGCATACTTGGCCTGGGTTAGAGACGGATACTCCGCCTTCTTTCTCGGCCGGTACTCCATCGTCGACGGATCCAGGGTCAGGATCTCCCGTCCGGCCTCGCTCTTGACCCGTTTATAAATTCCCTGGCCCGCCTTCTCTCCAATCCAACCACGCTTCACCATCTCTAGAATGAAAGGCGGGACCTCGAAAGCCGCTTTCTCCTCCGGGGTGGAAACACTATCCCGGACGTTGTGCGCCACGTGCACAAAGGTGTCAATGCCGACAAGGTCCAAGGTCCGAAAGACCGCGCTCTTGGGTCGACCCATGGCCGGACCGAACACGGCATCCACATCTTCCACAGTGTACCCGTCCTCTAACATGGCCTGGACCGTGGCGAGAAGTCCGTAGGTGCCGATGCGGTTGGCGATAAAATTCGGCGTGTCCTTGGCCACGACGACGCCTTTGCCCAGTACCCGAGTGGCAAACTGACACATGTCCTCCACCACGTCGGGCCGGGTTTTCGCCGTGGGGATGATCTCCAGCAATTTCATATACCGGGGCGGGTTGAAAAAGTGAGTGCCCAAAAAATGGGCTTGAAACTCTTCGGATCGCCCTTCCGCCATCTTCGTGATGGACACGCCGGAGGTATTCGAACTGACCACCGTGCCGGGGCGCCGATAGGCTTCAACATGCTTGAGAAGTGCTCGCTTGGCTTCGAGATTTTCCACGATCACTTCGATAATCCATTGGCAGTCCGCAATGCGATCCAGATGGTCTTCGAAATTACCAATCCGGATCCGGTCCGCCGCCCGCTGGGTATAAAATGCCGCCGGTCTCGCTTTGAGAGCCCGCTCGAGCCCTGTTCGGACAATTCGCAGGCGAACTTCCGGGTCACTCAGGGTCAACCCTTTGGCCTTTTCTGCCTCTGTGAGGGACGAAGGGACCATGTCGAGCAATTCCACCTCGAGGCCCACCCCCGCCAGATGCGCTGCGATGGCCGCTCCCATCACGCCGGAGCCCAGAACCGCAACTCGGTTGATCGTTGTGGTCATTCACAATCCTCCTCACCATCTCGCCTTTCCATGAACATCAACCAAACAGTCGGAAGATCCAGCCGCCACTTCAGCCTCGTATATCCACCACTCCCAGTATAGCATAATTCGAGATCGAAAACGGATTTTCCTGCCGTCTTTCTCCATCCTGGAAAGGAAACCGTCTTCATCGGCAAACTTGCAGGAAATACAACCATGCATCGCGTATTTGATGTACTATTGTAACAGAAACGTCGAAAATCAACGAATCCACAGGGAGGTGTCGTTATGGTACGCAGCCCTTCGGAGCGACGAAGGTGGCTCGAAAGTCGATTCCCCACCTGGCCCCGCCGGACACTCACATCCCACATGCAGGAAATGTGCCGGGAGTTCGCCGATCGCCCATTTATTATGACGGCCGACCGGAACTACAGCTACCGAGAAGTTTGGCAGCAAGCCCGGTCGGTGGCGAAGGCCCTGCTGGCCCTCGGCGTGAAGCGCCGGGACCACGTCGCCCTCCTGATGGCCAATGAACCCGAGTATGTGTTCGTGAAATTCGCCGTGGCCATGGTGGGAGCGGTGGCCGTTCCTTTAAACACCCTCCTGCGGGAAGATGAACTGCACTACATGATTCGCCAGTCAGACAGCCGCTGGCTCGTGATGCATTGGTCGGCAGGTGGGATGAAACACGGTCCTGCGGTGACCCGGCTCCTCGCTCGGATGGACGATGAAGGGGAACGTAAGCTCCAGCAAGTGGTGTACATCGGGGATGGCGCCGGTGCCCGGGAGGGTGCCTTTCTGTCTTGGGAATCCTTTTTACAGCAGTCTTCCTCCGTCTCGGACCAGGCCCTGGAAGAGCGAATGCGGCAGTCCGAGTATCCCGATGAAGTGAGCGATATCATTTATACATCCGGAACCACGGGACTTCCCAAGGGCGTGATGCTCACCCACGACAATTTTTTGCGCTGCGCGTACAGCACCACCCTCAGCCGAGCCTTTGAAGAAGGCCGGAGAATTTTTACCCCTTTGCCGTATTACCACGTCTTCGCTTACGAAGAAGGCCTGCTCGCTGTTTCTTTTGTCGGCGGCGCGATCATTTCGATGCCCGAGTTCCATCCCCGGGAGGCTCTCGCTCTCATGGAAACCCACCGAGCTACCGATTTCCTTTGCGTGCCGTCGATGCTTGTGGCGATCCTCAACCATCCGGACCGGGAACGATTTGACCTGGGAGCCCTTCATTCCCTCATGTGTGCCGCCGCCCCGGCGCCGGTGCCCATCTGGGAACGGGCGGTCAAGGAGCTGGGCGTCCGTGAAATTTGCACTGGCTACGGGGGAACGGAGGTGACAGCTTCCACTGTACACACCGAGGTCGGAGATCCCATCGATATTGTGGTCAGCCGGGTGGGACGGATCAAGCCGGCGGGGTCCACCGGCCTGCCGGAGTTCGGCGGGGCGAATGTCCAGTACAAAGTGGTCGATCCCTACACCGGCGAAGACCTGCCGGAAGGCGCCGTCGGGGAATTGACCGCCCGGGGCAACATCGTCACCCGGGGCTACTACAACAAGCCCGAAGAAACAGCGGCGGTGATCGATAAGGATGGCTGGTTCCGCACGGGAGATCTCGGTCGCATCGATGAAAACGGATATATCGAATTTCTCGGCCGCAGTAAGGAGATGTACAAAGTGTCTGGAGAAAACGTCTCACCAAAGGAAGTGGAAGAAGTGATTTCCCGCCATCCAGCCGTCGGCCAGGTGTACGTGGTGGGAGTGCCCGATCCCTTAACCACCGAGGTAGGAGCTGCTTTTATTGAACTCAAGCCCGGGGCTACCTTGACCCGGAGAGAGGTCGCTCGTTGGTGTCAAGACCGCTTGGCCAAATTCAAGGTCCCCCGGTACGTCTGGTTCGTGGAGCCCGGGCAGTGGCCAATGACGGGGACCGGAAAGATTCAGAAGTTCAAACTGCAAGAGATGGCCCAGGAGCGTCTCACTCAACCAGCTTCCTACCGAGAAGGGCGGCGGCAATGAGGCGCAATCCTGTATTCACTCCCGTCGCCGTGACCGGGATGGGCGCGGTCACTCCTTTTGGCTCGGGCGTCCAGCGGCTGTGGAACGCGATCATGGGGCGCCGCACAGCGGTGGGAGCACCGTCTGACGCCCGCATCGCCCACTTTAGCCCCGCCGTGGCCGAAGTGAAAGATTTTTCACCCATGGACCATTTGCCCAAAAAAACGGTCCGGGACACGGATCGAAGCACCCAATTGGCCCTGGTGGCGGCCGCCGAAGCCATGGCCGACGCGGGTTGGACAGCGGAGGAGGATCCTTTCGAGTTGCGGGGAGTCAACGCCAATCGGACGGGGATCGCCTGGGGAACCGCTTTTGGCGGGCTTCCCAGCTATGAAGAGGAAGCGGTGCGGTTGGCGAAACATCCCGAGGGCCGGGTCGGGCCCCGGGTGGTTTCAAAGGCGATTCCCAATGCCGCCGAAGCGGCCCTGGCCATGCACTACGGAATCCGGGGCCCGGCGATGACCTACACCACGGCTTGCGCCGCTTCGGCGAACGCCCTGGGGGAAGCCCTTCAATGGCTCTGGCTGGGCATCGTTGACCAAGTGGTGGCGGGCGGTTCCGAGAGTCTTTTCACGCCCACGGCCTTGGGCGGCCTGCGCTCAGCCGGCGCCGTGGCCATGGAGGGAGAGGGAGATCTTTCCACTTGGTGTAAGCCCTTTGACGTGGACCGAACCGGAATGGTGATGGGAGAAGGAGCGGCAGCCCTGATCTTGGAACCTCTGGATCGGGCGAGGGCCCGGGGGGCAAAGGTCTACGCGGTCTTGGTGGGTTACGGGGCATCCAACGATGCATATCACGAGACAGCCCCACATCCCGACGGCACCGGCGCGGTGCTGGCAATGGAGCGGGCTCTGTACAGCGCAGGGCTGGGTCCGGCGGACATCGATTACATCAACGCCCATGCCACGGCCACCACCGCCGGGGATCGAGCCGAATCCCTGGCGTTGCGCCGGGTTTTCGGGGGACATCTCAACCAGATTCCGGTCAGTTCCACCAAGGGAGGGATGGGCCACCTCCTGGGAGCCGCCGGAGCGGTGGAGAGCATTGTTAGCATTAAGTCGATTGAGACCGGTTGGATTCCCCCCACTCTTCATTGTCGGCAGCCGGACCCGGAAGCACCTCCGGACTTGGTGTTGGACGGGCCCCGGAGGCGGCATATCGCCGTGGCTATGAGCAACTCTTTTGGATTTGGCGGTCAGAACGGGGTTCTGATCTGGGCCGACCCGGGATTGTTCAGTCGGTAACTTGGATCACAGAGCAAG
This region includes:
- a CDS encoding beta-ketoacyl-[acyl-carrier-protein] synthase family protein, with protein sequence MRRNPVFTPVAVTGMGAVTPFGSGVQRLWNAIMGRRTAVGAPSDARIAHFSPAVAEVKDFSPMDHLPKKTVRDTDRSTQLALVAAAEAMADAGWTAEEDPFELRGVNANRTGIAWGTAFGGLPSYEEEAVRLAKHPEGRVGPRVVSKAIPNAAEAALAMHYGIRGPAMTYTTACAASANALGEALQWLWLGIVDQVVAGGSESLFTPTALGGLRSAGAVAMEGEGDLSTWCKPFDVDRTGMVMGEGAAALILEPLDRARARGAKVYAVLVGYGASNDAYHETAPHPDGTGAVLAMERALYSAGLGPADIDYINAHATATTAGDRAESLALRRVFGGHLNQIPVSSTKGGMGHLLGAAGAVESIVSIKSIETGWIPPTLHCRQPDPEAPPDLVLDGPRRRHIAVAMSNSFGFGGQNGVLIWADPGLFSR